A single Tachypleus tridentatus isolate NWPU-2018 chromosome 9, ASM421037v1, whole genome shotgun sequence DNA region contains:
- the LOC143227581 gene encoding uncharacterized protein LOC143227581, translated as MADSVVRNRKARVNKNKKKSWRKHVDIKEVEDYLEEKRVDEKTGGPVSEKPDEALFYLDIKNNPQEHTVKEKSWKKPLRCHDILLSNSAVVPPIKP; from the exons ATGGCTGACAGTGTTGTTCGTAACAGGAAGGCACGTGTgaataaaaataagaagaaatcTTGGCGAAAACATGTTGATATAAAAGAAGTAGAGGACTATTTGGAAGAAAAACGAGTGGACGAAAAGACAGG TGGTCCAGTGTCTGAGAAACCAGACGAAGCTTTGTTTTATCTTGACATAAAGAATAATCCACAAGAAC atactgtaaaagaaaaaagctggaaaaagccACTTCGTTGTCATGATATCTTGTTGTCTAATTCAGCTGTTGTCCCACCCATCAAACCGTGA